The genomic interval ACGTCGACGACGATCGCGGTTCCGAGCCCGCCCGCCATCAGGACCGTCCCGACGAATCCGCCGGCCGCCGCGGCGGACGCGTTGCGATAGACGTTCTCCGCGACGCTGCCGACGCCGCCCAGCAGCCCCATCGGTTCCAGTTCCGGTGCGTACGAGCGACGGGTCGAGTCGGGCGTCGCCGGCTCCAGATCGTACTTCTCGACCATCCGCTCCTCGAACCACTGCCACTCCTTCGTGAACTGGTTGGTCGCTTTCAGTTTCCAGGGATCGGTCGTCTGGACGACGGCGCCGCGCCAGTACGAGACGAGCATGTTGTACAGCCACAGCAGCGCGCTCAGGCCGATGACGTAGGCCCCGACGGTCGCGATCTGCTGGGCGAGCTGGTACTCCGGCGGGTAGATCGCCTGCCGGCGCGGCAGGCCCACGCCGCCGATGATCAGCAGCGTCATGAACGTGACCACCGATCCGAAGATGAGCAGGACGGACTGGAACTTCGCGAGCCGCGTGTCGTACCAGCGGCCGGTGATCAGCGGGTACCAGTAGTAGCTCGCCGCGATCATCATGAAGGGGATGATACCGACGACGATGAGGTGGAAGTGGCCGACGACGTAGTAGGTGCCGTGATAGAGGATGTCGATGGGGATGACCGCGAGGAAGACGCCGGTGACGCCCCCGACGATGAACGTCCCGATGCTACCGGCACAGAGAATAAAGGGCGCCGAGAGCTGTATGTCGCCGTCCCACATCGTCGTGATCCAGTTGAACACCTTGATCGCGCTCGGGACGGCGATGGCGATGGAGATGGCCATGAACGACGCCTTCACGCGGGGGTCGACACTCGTGGTGAACATGTGGTGGGCCCAGACGCCGAAAGAGAGGACCGCCAGCCCCAGCGTCGAGTAGACGATGAACTGGTAGCCAAACAGTTTGCGCCCGACGAACTTCGGGAGGATCGTGCTCATCAGCCCGGTGGCCGGCAGGAAGAGGATGTACACCTCGGGGTGGCCCCAGAACCAGAACAGGTGTTGCCAGAGGATCGCGCCCCCGCCCTCCGTCGCGAAGAAGGTCGTCGCCAGGTTCCGGTCGAGCAGGAGCATCACTAGCGCGCTGCCCAAAAGCGGGAAGGCAAACAGCGCGATGCCGCTTGTGACCAGCATGTTCCAGGAGAAGATGTCCAGGTTCGCCCAGGTGACATCGTCGCCCCGTTCGTAGACGACGGTGACGATGAAGTTGATCGCGCCGACGGTCGTGGCGATGCCGCTGAGATGGAGCCCGAGCAACAGCAGGTCGATCTGTGGGTTCGGTTGCTGGACCGACAGCGGCGCGTACAGCGTCCAGCCGATGCTGACCTCGCGGATCGTGAGGAAGAACTGGATGCTCTCGTCGGGGAGAAAGAGGCTCAGGACCTGTCCGCCGACTTGGACGAGCAGCCCCATCCGCGCGAGCAGGAGGGCGGGCGGCAACAGCCAGAAGCCGATGGCGTTGACCCGGGGGAAGGCCATGTCGTCGGCGCCGATGAGCAGGGGGAGGACGTAGTTCCCGACGCCGAAGAAGACCGGCAGGACGAAGAAGATGAGCATCGTCAGGCCGTGGGTCGTAAAGAGCGCGTTGTAGGTCTCCGGCGTCCAGATGTCAGCTGGGGGAGTCAGCAACTCGGTCCGGAGCATCATCGCGTCGACGCCGCCCCACAGGCCGGCGATGGTCCCGAAGGCGATATACAGCAGGCCGATGTCACGGTGGTTCGTCGTCGTCAGCCACCGGTACACTTCCGACTGGAGGCGCCCGATCTCGAACTCGATCTCCTCGCGGGTCGTGTAGCCGCCGTCACTCTCCGGACGGGCGGCGTGGCGGGCGCGAAACCAGACGACTGCGACAGTGAGCGCGAGAACGGCGAGTGCCGATCCCTCGACGATCGCTCGGTTCATCGGTGTCGAGAGCGGGCAGCGGCGATCAGCACCGGTACGGCCGAGACAGGCATTACCACAGTCTGACAGGGCGACTCACATAAAACTACGCGACGGCACGGGGCTTCCGGTGGTCCGCCCGCGGTGTCGCTGCCCAACCTATATGTCACCGCCGACAGAACGCTGTGGTAATGCGTCGCAGCCGTGTGTTGGGCTGGCTCTGTCTCCTGGCGGCTGGAGCCGCGCTGTTCTCGACTCCCGCCGCCGCACAGTCGCTCAACCGAGCCGCCATCGACGACCTGAACGAGCAGTTGTTGTACGTCGCGCTCCCGCTGACCCTGTTCGTCGAGTTGACGCTCGTCTACGCCGTCTATCGGTTCCGGAACAACGACTCGCCGCGGCCGACGATCGACGACCCGGCACTGGAGATCACCTGGACGGCCGCCACCGGAGCCATCCTCGTCTTCGTCGGCGTCTCGGCCTTCTTCGTCATGTCGAACCCCTACATCACGCCGGCAGCGGCGGGACCGACCGACTCGGTGGCGGCCAACCCCGACGTGGAAGTGGAGGTGCTCGCCTACCAGTGGGGCTGGGAGTTCCACTACCCCGAGGCCAACGTCACGACACAGGAACGCCTCGTCCTCCCCGCGAATCAGACCGTCAGGTTGCAGATGACCTCGACGGACGTGATCCACTCGCTATACGTCCCCGATATGGGCGTCAAGCAGGACATCTACCCGGAACAGGAGTCGGTCGCGCTGACGAACGCGACCGCGACGGGGCGTCACCGCCTCTACTGTGCCGAACTCTGTGGGTCGGGCCACTCGCGGATGCACGCCACCGTCGTCGTGGTCAACGAAAGCGAATATCGGGCGTTCCTGGACAACGAATCGACCGCGGCGGCGACGGCCTGACCGTCCGACACGTATTCGGCCCCCGTCGACCTACCTCCGATAGTGACAGTGACGCTTCCGCTCGGCGACGGCACGGTCGACGTGTCGGTGCCCGACTGTGACGTGACGGTCTGTGAGCCACCGGGCGGCGACCCGGTCGACCCGGTGACCGCAGCCGAGGCGGCGCTCGCGAACCCCCACGGCCGGCCCCTGACCCACGTCGTCGACCCGGACGACACGGTGGCGGTCGTCGTCACCGACGTGACGCGGGCGACGCCAGACGACGTACTGCTCGACGCGCTGCTCGCCCGCCTGGAATCGGCCGGTGTGGCCCGGGAACAGGTCACCGTCGTCGTCGGCCTCGGTCTCCACCGGCCGATGACGGACCGGGAACTGGCCGCGGCCCTCGGCGACCACGCCGACCTGGCCGTGAACCACGACCCCGACGCGACAGTGTCGGTCGGGCAGGTCGACGGCGTGGACATCGAACTCAACGAGACGGTCGCCGCGGCCGACCGGGTCCTGGCGACCGGGATGGTCGAACCCCATCAGTACGCGGGGTTCTCCGGCGGTGCGAAGACCGCCGTGATCGGCGCCGGCGGCGAGTCACAGATCGGGTACACCCACGGTCCCGACCTCCTGGCTGACGACGGAGTCCGGCTCGGTCGGGTTGGGGACAACCCGTTCAGGTCGTTCCTGGATCGGGCCGGCGACCGGGTGGGGCTGGATTTCTGTCTGAACGTCACCCACGGTCCCGCCGGGATACTCGACGCGGCCGCCGGCGACCCGCGACGCGTCGTCGAGTCGCTGGCGGAGAGCGCCCGCGAGGCCCTGTCAGTCACGGTCGAGGGGACCTACGACGCCGTCGTCGCCGGCGTCGGTGCCCCGAAGGACGCGAACCTCTACCAGGCCACCCGGGCGGCGACCTACGTCGCGCTCGGTGACGCCGACCCACTGGCTCCCGGCGGTCGCATCGTCGTCCCGGCTCGACTGCCGGAGGGCGCCGGCGACGGCACCGGCGAACGGCGCTTCTACGAGTGGCTCTCCGGGGCCGACAGCGCCGACGCGCTGTACGCCGAGATGGCCGACGGATACGACCCCGGCGCACAGCGGGCCTTCGTCGTCGCGCGGGTCCTCACGGAGTACGACCTCTACGTGACCGACAGCGACCACCCAGAAGTCGTCGAGGACTGTCTGATGCACGCCGTCGCCAGCGTGGCGGACGCAGTCGAACCGGGGAGTGACGTGCTCGTCGTCCCGAACGCGCTCGATACGCTACTCGTCGAGTGAGTCGTCGGGAGGTGTCCCCTCCGTCGGCGGCTCGTCTGGCGGTTCCGGATCGGCCTGCCCGCCCCGGGTGGCCGCCCGGCTTCGCTGCCGGCGTTGCTCTATCAGGTCTTCGTACAGCCGTTCTCTGAGTGTCTCGCGCAACTCCGTGGCCGTCGCCTCGTCGAGGTCGTACGCTCGGGCGTCACCGCCGAGGACGCTCGCAGTGCTGGCCGTGTCGGCGCTCAGCGTCGCCAGCCGCCGCCAGCGCTGGAACGGCGACCGACCGACGAAGACCGTCTGGATCCGGTAGTACGGGACCACGCGGGTCGTCCGGCGCCAGAAACCGGTTCGCGTCGCGACGGCGTCGTCGTCGAGTGCGTAGCCGCGGTGACGCCACCGGAGGTGGGCCGCCGGCACGGCCAGGGCGAACAGGCCGACCAATGCCCACCACGCGCCCGACTGGAGCAAGAACCGGTCGACACCGTAGCCGATCGCCGTGAGGACGCCCGCGACGAGGCCGAACCGGACGGCGTAGCGCCGACGCGCCCGGGTCGGCGGGCGCTCGAACGCCAGGTCGCCAAAGGGCTCGATGTCACGCGCGAGGTCGTAGACGGTCTCCCGCGGCGCCATCGGGACCGCGACACCCTGTGTCGACCCTTGCGAACTTGCGGCGTAGCCGGCGGTCTCGACCACCAGCGTCGCGTAACCGAACCGCCGCATGAGGACGTTCTCTCGGACGGTGACCGTCTGGACCTTCGCCAGCGGGATCGTCCCGCTGTAGCGTCGCAACAGGCCACGCTCGTACTGGAGGTCGTCACCGTCCCGGACCAGTCTGAACCCGTAGTACTCCAGCAGCGTGAGGGCGGCGCTGACGACCAGCGCGACCAGCAGGAACTGGAGGAGCGTCAGCCCAGCCAGGACGACGAGGCGAGGGACCGTCAGCCCCCGGAGGACCGGGAGTCCGACGCTGTCGCCGGCGCCGACGAGCTGGACGTTGAACCGCAACACCGCGACGACGAGGTCCTGGCCGAGGGGCAGTCCCACGAGCGTCAAGATCGGTGCTGCGGGCCGGACCGAGACGAGCGCGTAGGTCAGCAGTTCCCTGGGGCCAAAGGCGAACAGCTCCGTTGAGGAGTCGACCGACGACACTGCTCCGGTCTCCGCGGCCGAGTCCGCTCCCGACCGGTCCTGTCCCGGGCGATCCGGTTCGGCCGCCCGATCGTGTCGCTGGACGAGTCGGCGCAGTCGCTCGGCCTCCGACAGGTCGACGGCGTCGAGTGTCGCCTCCGTCGTGCTCCCCCCCGCCGTCTCGAACTCGACGACGGCGAGGCCGAGCACTCGGTTGAGGACGCCCTGCCGAACGTCGACGTTCTGGATGCGCCCGAGCGGGATCTCGCGGGACTGGCGGGCGAAGACGCCGGACTCGACGGCGAGTGTCCCGCCGTCGATCTCGTAGCGATAGCGCAGGTAGCGAGCGCCCGCGTAGGCCCCGAACAGCGCCGCACCGCCCAGCGAGAGCACGGGGAGCGAGAGCAGCGGGAACGATCCCATTCCGGCGAGGGCGGTCCCGACGAAAAACCCCAGAAACGCCCCCTGGAACATCGCCTGCGCGACGCTGACGACGCCGCTCGTGGGGTGGAGCCGTCTCATACCGCGTCGGTCGCCTCGCTCTCGATAGCGAGGTCCCGGAGCCGTTCGCGCAGTTCGGTCGCCCTGTCGGGTCGCAGACCGGGGATAGTGATGTCGGCACCGCGAGAGCCGGCGGTGTAGACGACGACACTCGCCAGTCCGACGCTTCGTTCGATCGGGCCGCGGGTCGTGTCGACGTGCTGGACCCGGACGTAGGGGACTGTCGTGTCGGTCCGGGTCAGGACCCCCCGAACCAGGAACAGCGCGTCGTCCTGCAGGTCGAACCGCCAGATTCGGTGGGCCAGGACGGCGTGAACGATACCCAGGATCACGAGTCCGACCAGCACACCGACGATACCACTCTGTGGCAGCGAGAACGCGAACCGGTCGATCAGGAACGCAACGACCCCGAGTACCGACAATCGGGCGACCGTCGAGAGGACCCACAGCAGTCTCACCCGCGGGTGAAGCGACTCCATATCCGATGCGAGGGGGCGGCCGCGGATTAACGGTTTGGCTATGGGACGAAATTGGAACTGTTCTGGCCCACCCGCGGGCCGGATTGTGGGCCGACTCCACCGAGAGTTCGAAAAATCCCCTTGTACACACCGGACGCCGGATAGCGTGTATGACACGAACCCGACGGACGTTCCTGACCACGATCGCTGCTGCAGGTGTTACGCTTCCGATCGCGGGGTGTACCGGGAATAGCGACGGTGGCGATTCGATGAGCGACGGTGGCGACTCGATGGACGACGGTGGCGACTCGATGGACGACGGCGGCGACTCGATGAACGACGGTGGCGATTCGATGGACGACGGCGGCGACTCGATGGACGACGGCGGCGACTCGATGGACGGTGGGGCGAGCCCGACCGATCCCGCGGACGCGCCACGAGCCACTGTCGACCGGTTCAGCGACAGCGCGGGCACGCTCCACCGCCGGAGCCAGAACGGCGACCTCCCCGGTCCGGACGAGGCGATCGACTTCGATTCGCTGTTTCTCGTCCGGGGATATGGCCCCGACGGGGACAGCATCGAGTACTACGACTTCGACGTGCAGCCGACCGAGTCGGCGCCGATCTACGCGCTGTTCCACGAGAACGGCGACCCAGTCGCGGAGCAGCTAAATATCGTCGACGTGATCCCCGGTGACGACGGGTACAACGACTTCTGGCGGGTCCACATGGTGACTGTCCCCGACGACTACGAGGCGAACACGGTGACCAGCGTCGAGGGCCTCCGGGACGCCGGCTACGACATCACGCCGACAGACACGATCAAGAACTGCCCCATCGTCCCCGAGGGGTCGACAGCGTCGATGCGCCACCCCGCCGACGAGAGCCCCACGTCGCTCGTCGAAGGGTGGTACGACGGCGAGGTCGTGTCGTATTTCCTGTTCGAAGAGGCGACGCTGTCGACGACCGACGGCACCGTCCCGCAGTCCCCGATCTACGTCACGTTCGAGACGAATCCCGGCGAAGACGGCGGCGGTCCGGCGTCCGGGTTCATGACCGAGGACGGGAGCGACCAGACGCACAACGTCACGGCGACGGTCCCCGGCGACGACAGCTACTCCCCGCTGTGGTTGGTGAACATCTACGACAACGCGGAGTTCAGTAGCGTCTCGGACCTCGAGAGTGCCGGTTCGGCGACGGTCCTGAACGCCGGTGCGGCGATGGTCAACTGTCCGATCGTCGGCGAGCAGTAGCGCCGCGACCCCGGAGAACGGTTCCGAGGTCCCGATCAGTCGTCGGTCGCGACGGCTTCGTCGCCCTCGATCTCGTCGAGGACCCGCTGGTGGAACTCCTGGAGGACGGCCGACTCGTCCTCGGCGAGCACCACGTCGCTCGCCATCAGCGTCGCCAGCCCGAAGGCACGCGGGCTCGGCGATTCGACCCGCGTCGAGACCACGTCGATCGCGCCCCGGTCGATGTCGGTCAGGATCGCCTCGATCCCGTCGACGTTGAGCTTGTCCTCTAGAATCTCCCGGTAGGTCTCCTCGACGACGGCGAACTCGCCGATATCCCGGGCGAAACTCAGCAGCATCTCCGCCGAGACCTGCTGTTCGCTGGCGGACTTCTCGTAGCCCTTGTAGCGTTTGAGGATCATCAGCGAGCGGGTGGCGTTGATCCGGAAGTACCGCTGGAGGAGGTCGGTGCCGTCGAGGCTGGCCCGGAGGTCCTCCCGAACCGCCGTCGGGTCGATCCCCTCGATCAGCGCCTCGATGTCGACTTTCCTGTTGAGCGGCATCGAGAGCGTAAAGCCGTTGTCGGCGACGGCGACCTGGACGTTCGCGTTGGCCGCCTGGGCGACGTGGTGGGCCAGCAGGCGCGAGAAGCCGTCGTTGAACCGCCGGCCGTAGTTCGAGTGGACGTAGTAGCGCCGCTCGTACTCCCCCTTGTCGAGTTCCTCCTCGACGACCAGGCGCTCGTCGGTCGAGACGCTCTCGGCCCCGGCGTAGGCGACCTGCTCGCGGAACATCCGGGCCAGCGCGCGGACGCTGTTCTCGTCGAGGGGGTACTCCCGGAGCCAGTTGCGTACCTCGGGCAGCCCGCCGCGTTCGAGTTTGCTCAACAGGTCACGCTGAAATGCCAGTATCTCACGGCCCAGGTCGTACGACAGCGGGAGCCGTTCGGAGAACCACGACGGCACCGTCGGCCGGGCGGCGGTCGGATCGACGTACACTTTCGATCCCCGGCGGTAGCGGTACTCGTAGTTGTCCCCGCCCAGCACGAACACGTCGCCTTTCTCCAGCGTGTCGAGGTACTCCTCGTCGAGTTGGCCGACCCAGTTGTCGCCCGACCGCGTGAACACGTCACACGTAAACGAGTCCGGGATGGTGCCGATGTTGGTCATGTAGATGACCCGCGCCATCCGGCCGCGCTTGCCGATCAGTCGCTCGCCCACGTCGTACTCGTCGTAGTGGTACTCCCCGTCGGGCGGGTCGTTGGTGTCGCGCCAGACCTTCGCGTAGACGTTCTTGTCCTCCATGCCGTCGTAGTCCGCGGTCAGGTACCGCAAGAGCTGTTCCCACTGCTCGTCGGTGTAGTTCCGGTAGGGGTAGGCCCGCTGGAGGATCGACCGGACCGCCCGCTCGGGGCGGATCTGGTTGATCGCCATGCCGTAGACCTGCTGTGTCGCCACGTCCTGGGCGTTCTCGGGGACGAACACGCGGTCGACGAACCCCTCGTGGGCTTTCTTGAGCATCACCGCACACTCGATTAGTTCGTCCCGGTCTAGCGCGACCACCCGGCCCTCGACGGTCTCGCCGAGCTGGTGGCCGGCGCGGCCGATCCGCTGGAGCAGTGCGGCGACAGATTTGGGCGAGCCGACCTGGACGACCAGATCGAGATGGGGCATGTCGATCCCCAGTTCGAGGCTCGTCGAGGTCGTCACCACGTCCAGGGCGCCGTCTTTCAGCGCGCTCTCGATCTCCTGGCGTTTCTCCTTCGAGAGCGAGCCGTGGTGGCAGCCGGAGTTGCCCTCGTCGTAGGCGTCGAATCGCTCGCGTAACCGCTGGAGGACTCGCTCGGCGCCCGAGCGGGTGTTCGTGAACACGAGCGTGTTGGTGTGGTCCTGGATCAGTTCGTGGAGTTCCCCGTAGAACCGCTCGGTGACGATCTCCTGGGGCGTGTTGATGAGGTCGTCGGCGGGCGAGGAGAGTTCCACGTCGAAGTCCCTTGCGAAGCGGGTGTCGACGATCTCGTAGTCTCGGGGGTCGTAGGCGCCCGTCTCCGGGTCGTACTCGCCGCCGACCAGGAACTGTGCGACGGTGTCGAGCGGTTCGACGGTCGCCGAGCAGCCGATCCGGGTCGGCGACGAGTCGGCCATCGCCGCCAGCCGTTCGAGCGATACCGAGAGGTGCGTGCCCCGTTTGTTCTCGGCGAGGCTGTGGATCTCGTCGACGATGACGTACTCGACGGTGCGGAGCTTCTCCTTGAACTTCGGGGAGTTGAGCAAGATGGCAAGTGTCTCGGGCGTCGTGTTGAGGATGTGGGGCGTCGTCTCCAGCATCGCCTGGCGCTCGCTGTCGCTGGTGTCGCCGTGTCTGATCGCGTGTCGCAGGTCCACGTCCTCGCCGCGCTCGTCGAGTTTCTCGGTGATCTCCGAGAGTGGGACTCCCAGGTTCCGGTGGATGTCGTTGGCTAACGATTTCAGCGGCGAGACGTACAGACAGTAGACCGAGTTGTCGAGTTCGTCGGCCCGGGCCGTCTCGAACAGTTCGTTGATGATCCCGGTGAACGACGCCAGCGTCTTTCCCGACCCTGTCGGCGCACAGATCAGGGCGTTCTCCCCGCGGTGGATCAGCGGGATCGCCTCCTTCTGTGGCGGCGTAAAGAAGCCCTCGTTGCCGGGGACGAACTCGCCGAACTGTTCGACCCACCACTCCTGAACGACGGGATCGAGCAGTTCGAGCACGTCCGCGTCGTCGACGGTGACCGCCTCCGGATCGAACGACGGATCGACCGCTGCCAGTCGCTCGCGTCCTCCCATTACTCGAGGGTAGGACCGAGCGGTGAAGTGGGTTCCGGCGACCTCACTCCGGGGCGTAGAACCGAAGGAGGGCGCACTCGGGACACAGGAACGACTCGACATCCCGCGACTCGCTGACCCCGAGCGCGCCGAGGAGGTCGTCGCGCTCCTCGTCGGTCTTGACGTGGGGGTTCCAGGCGTCGCCCATCCTGAAATCGACCGGCTCCAGTTGCACGTCACAGTCCGGACAGCGGATCGTGGACATACCTCGAATGGTGTCGCGCTGCTGATAAGCGTTCGTTTCCTGACAGTGTGCCGACCGACCACGGGGACGCGGACGGACTCAAGCGGAGTCGGCGTAACGAAGCACGCCCGACCGGGACAGCCCGAAACCAGGACACTGCGAACGGTTCGGACGGGGTTTCACTCTCCGAGCGAACGGTGAAATCGGGATTAGAGTCATCACGAGATTCATTACGCTGGAACGTGGTACACCGACTATGTCGCTGTTGCCCTCCAGAGGCCCCGACGCCAGTACGTCCCAGGAAGGGGAACTGGAGATCGTCGGTGTCGACGAAGATGTCTCAGCCGTCCTCGACGCGCTCTCCTCGGACACGGCACGCGAGATCCTCAACACGGTGTACGACGAGCCCGGCACGCCGTCGGAGCTGGCGGACCGGTTGGGAATGTCGATCCAGAAGGTCTCCTACCACCTGGAGAAGCTCGAAGAGGAGGAGTTGATCACCGTCGCGGGGACCCGCTACTCCGAGAAGGGCCAGGAGATGAAGGTGTACGAGCCCCCGGACGATCCGCTCGTCCTGTTCGTCGGCACGCGAGAACGGAAACGCTCGCTGCGCTCGCTCGTCAAACGGCTCGTCCCCGTCGTGGGACTGCTCACGGCTGTGAGCTTCGTCATCGAACTGCTTCTGGGGAACTTCCCGCTCCCAATCGGAACGACCGGGAGCGGGGGCGAGGACGCCGCCCCCCAGGCCGGGGGGGACGGCGACGGCCAGTCCGCAGCCGACGGTGGTGAGCAGATCGCGACGACCGACCAGAGCAAAGACTCGGCCGATCTCGGTGGGAACGTCACGGTCAATCAAGAAGAGCCCTCGCCCGCCGCGACGGCGGACCCACAGACGAC from Haloarcula pelagica carries:
- a CDS encoding ATP-dependent helicase — encoded protein: MGGRERLAAVDPSFDPEAVTVDDADVLELLDPVVQEWWVEQFGEFVPGNEGFFTPPQKEAIPLIHRGENALICAPTGSGKTLASFTGIINELFETARADELDNSVYCLYVSPLKSLANDIHRNLGVPLSEITEKLDERGEDVDLRHAIRHGDTSDSERQAMLETTPHILNTTPETLAILLNSPKFKEKLRTVEYVIVDEIHSLAENKRGTHLSVSLERLAAMADSSPTRIGCSATVEPLDTVAQFLVGGEYDPETGAYDPRDYEIVDTRFARDFDVELSSPADDLINTPQEIVTERFYGELHELIQDHTNTLVFTNTRSGAERVLQRLRERFDAYDEGNSGCHHGSLSKEKRQEIESALKDGALDVVTTSTSLELGIDMPHLDLVVQVGSPKSVAALLQRIGRAGHQLGETVEGRVVALDRDELIECAVMLKKAHEGFVDRVFVPENAQDVATQQVYGMAINQIRPERAVRSILQRAYPYRNYTDEQWEQLLRYLTADYDGMEDKNVYAKVWRDTNDPPDGEYHYDEYDVGERLIGKRGRMARVIYMTNIGTIPDSFTCDVFTRSGDNWVGQLDEEYLDTLEKGDVFVLGGDNYEYRYRRGSKVYVDPTAARPTVPSWFSERLPLSYDLGREILAFQRDLLSKLERGGLPEVRNWLREYPLDENSVRALARMFREQVAYAGAESVSTDERLVVEEELDKGEYERRYYVHSNYGRRFNDGFSRLLAHHVAQAANANVQVAVADNGFTLSMPLNRKVDIEALIEGIDPTAVREDLRASLDGTDLLQRYFRINATRSLMILKRYKGYEKSASEQQVSAEMLLSFARDIGEFAVVEETYREILEDKLNVDGIEAILTDIDRGAIDVVSTRVESPSPRAFGLATLMASDVVLAEDESAVLQEFHQRVLDEIEGDEAVATDD
- a CDS encoding PH domain-containing protein — translated: MRRLHPTSGVVSVAQAMFQGAFLGFFVGTALAGMGSFPLLSLPVLSLGGAALFGAYAGARYLRYRYEIDGGTLAVESGVFARQSREIPLGRIQNVDVRQGVLNRVLGLAVVEFETAGGSTTEATLDAVDLSEAERLRRLVQRHDRAAEPDRPGQDRSGADSAAETGAVSSVDSSTELFAFGPRELLTYALVSVRPAAPILTLVGLPLGQDLVVAVLRFNVQLVGAGDSVGLPVLRGLTVPRLVVLAGLTLLQFLLVALVVSAALTLLEYYGFRLVRDGDDLQYERGLLRRYSGTIPLAKVQTVTVRENVLMRRFGYATLVVETAGYAASSQGSTQGVAVPMAPRETVYDLARDIEPFGDLAFERPPTRARRRYAVRFGLVAGVLTAIGYGVDRFLLQSGAWWALVGLFALAVPAAHLRWRHRGYALDDDAVATRTGFWRRTTRVVPYYRIQTVFVGRSPFQRWRRLATLSADTASTASVLGGDARAYDLDEATATELRETLRERLYEDLIEQRRQRSRAATRGGQADPEPPDEPPTEGTPPDDSLDE
- a CDS encoding lactate racemase domain-containing protein, whose product is MTLPLGDGTVDVSVPDCDVTVCEPPGGDPVDPVTAAEAALANPHGRPLTHVVDPDDTVAVVVTDVTRATPDDVLLDALLARLESAGVAREQVTVVVGLGLHRPMTDRELAAALGDHADLAVNHDPDATVSVGQVDGVDIELNETVAAADRVLATGMVEPHQYAGFSGGAKTAVIGAGGESQIGYTHGPDLLADDGVRLGRVGDNPFRSFLDRAGDRVGLDFCLNVTHGPAGILDAAAGDPRRVVESLAESAREALSVTVEGTYDAVVAGVGAPKDANLYQATRAATYVALGDADPLAPGGRIVVPARLPEGAGDGTGERRFYEWLSGADSADALYAEMADGYDPGAQRAFVVARVLTEYDLYVTDSDHPEVVEDCLMHAVASVADAVEPGSDVLVVPNALDTLLVE
- a CDS encoding PH domain-containing protein, whose translation is MESLHPRVRLLWVLSTVARLSVLGVVAFLIDRFAFSLPQSGIVGVLVGLVILGIVHAVLAHRIWRFDLQDDALFLVRGVLTRTDTTVPYVRVQHVDTTRGPIERSVGLASVVVYTAGSRGADITIPGLRPDRATELRERLRDLAIESEATDAV
- a CDS encoding DUF6789 family protein, with product MNRAIVEGSALAVLALTVAVVWFRARHAARPESDGGYTTREEIEFEIGRLQSEVYRWLTTTNHRDIGLLYIAFGTIAGLWGGVDAMMLRTELLTPPADIWTPETYNALFTTHGLTMLIFFVLPVFFGVGNYVLPLLIGADDMAFPRVNAIGFWLLPPALLLARMGLLVQVGGQVLSLFLPDESIQFFLTIREVSIGWTLYAPLSVQQPNPQIDLLLLGLHLSGIATTVGAINFIVTVVYERGDDVTWANLDIFSWNMLVTSGIALFAFPLLGSALVMLLLDRNLATTFFATEGGGAILWQHLFWFWGHPEVYILFLPATGLMSTILPKFVGRKLFGYQFIVYSTLGLAVLSFGVWAHHMFTTSVDPRVKASFMAISIAIAVPSAIKVFNWITTMWDGDIQLSAPFILCAGSIGTFIVGGVTGVFLAVIPIDILYHGTYYVVGHFHLIVVGIIPFMMIAASYYWYPLITGRWYDTRLAKFQSVLLIFGSVVTFMTLLIIGGVGLPRRQAIYPPEYQLAQQIATVGAYVIGLSALLWLYNMLVSYWRGAVVQTTDPWKLKATNQFTKEWQWFEERMVEKYDLEPATPDSTRRSYAPELEPMGLLGGVGSVAENVYRNASAAAAGGFVGTVLMAGGLGTAIVVDVLDPVSFGEIAEPVGLPADPLFGAALFLVGGTVTWPLLFLAFQEYLPGRYLFETGTVFATLISTGFAIAFYTGQQGLVLLGYLGFVLVAHWAYGLGLAVTFQFLQSRRRKRRRAEE
- the coxB gene encoding cytochrome c oxidase subunit II — encoded protein: MRRSRVLGWLCLLAAGAALFSTPAAAQSLNRAAIDDLNEQLLYVALPLTLFVELTLVYAVYRFRNNDSPRPTIDDPALEITWTAATGAILVFVGVSAFFVMSNPYITPAAAGPTDSVAANPDVEVEVLAYQWGWEFHYPEANVTTQERLVLPANQTVRLQMTSTDVIHSLYVPDMGVKQDIYPEQESVALTNATATGRHRLYCAELCGSGHSRMHATVVVVNESEYRAFLDNESTAAATA
- a CDS encoding helix-turn-helix domain-containing protein, which gives rise to MSLLPSRGPDASTSQEGELEIVGVDEDVSAVLDALSSDTAREILNTVYDEPGTPSELADRLGMSIQKVSYHLEKLEEEELITVAGTRYSEKGQEMKVYEPPDDPLVLFVGTRERKRSLRSLVKRLVPVVGLLTAVSFVIELLLGNFPLPIGTTGSGGEDAAPQAGGDGDGQSAADGGEQIATTDQSKDSADLGGNVTVNQEEPSPAATADPQTTAGGDGGGGISIAEATETATPEATGTPAGYQLDAATEVAQTAASGGGPGLSLSPGLAFFLGGLLVLLVVTAAWAYGESV